The stretch of DNA ATCCTTTCACCGGCCCAAACTCGCGCCCGTTGCGCATCTGTCCCTGGCCGCAATGCGGGCACAAATTCGGGTCTTTCTTTCCAGAAATGCCGCCAGCCAATCCAGCAGATGTGGTTTGGCGGGACTGGCAGCGCCCGCCAACGCCCAACAACGCCCACGCGTCGTCACTCGGCTTTCGCCTGGCTGTGGTGCAGCCTGTGGCTGGCGGATCCGCAGAAGCGATGGGAGCAGCGTGCAGCAAGCCGGCGGATGAATTCTAACCCCGGCTGGGTCATCTCCTTCTCCACTCCGTCTGCCCGATTGTCGCGGTAGCGGTGACGCCCTCTGGCCCGATGTGCAAGATGCGGTGGTTGCTGATGGCGATAGCGTGCAGGTAACGACCCAAATACTCGGCCAGCGTCTCTGGGCTGCGGTTGTCGGCTCCCTTACAGGCGGCGCTTCGATGTACACTCCGATTCTGGCGCGGCGCCAGCGCCTGCATCTCTTCGATTGTCTGTCCCATCGCCGCCGCGTCCCGGGCCCTGGCGCTTGCCTGTAGACCACGTTCCACTCCCTGAACCGGAAACGCCAACGCGGCGGAAGTCGGCCGACAGACCACCACCGGGAAGAGAATTACTTCTTGTGCGCCGACCGCCATCTGCCCGCCGGCCTTTGTCTTGACAACGCCCGCCGGTCACCATGCAGTGAATGTGGGGTGGAACTGTCGTCTGGCCCCAGGTGTAGGACGATGGTAAAGCCGATTTTTTCCCTTTCAGGTACTTCTCCCATAGGTCTTCAGCCGCGCCAGCCGTCTGGAACTGTAGGTCATGACCAACTGGTTTATAAGCGCACCAGGGGTTGAAGACGGTCTATGGTGGTAACCTGGTAGTAGGGACAGGGCAGCGGCGCTTTCTGCTTTTCTTCCACTGCGCCTTCTCGAAATGGCCGGAGCGGGGCAGTGGCGGTTCTTGCAGGCACAGTAAGCGATTTCCCACTGACCGCAGGAATCGCAATGGTTCAGGTGGCCGCCCAACGCCGCCGTGCGGCGGCGCAAGATGGCGTTGACTGTTTGGTTTTGTTGGTAGCTGAGGGGTGCCGCCGTCGGCAGGTATCGAGCCAGTTGCCGTTGCGCAGCACGTCGAAGACGCGTGTTTGGCG from Candidatus Leptovillus gracilis encodes:
- a CDS encoding transposase, whose protein sequence is MAVGAQEVILFPVVVCRPTSAALAFPVQGVERGLQASARARDAAAMGQTIEEMQALAPRQNRSVHRSAACKGADNRSPETLAEYLGRYLHAIAISNHRILHIGPEGVTATATIGQTEWRRR